In a genomic window of Micromonospora cremea:
- a CDS encoding hydroxymethylglutaryl-CoA lyase codes for MPDSVSIREVGPRDGLQNEDPIPTDAKVRLLDALSATGVRRIEAVSFVHPKAIPQMADADEVWQRAARADGVRYSALVPNTRGAQRALAAGFTEIEVVVSASDTHNRRNVNRSTDESLDDIAELIDLLHGASARVEVIVATSFGCPYEGDVDPERVAGIMDRVVRDGADRVAFGDTTGMGTPRRVRELLTAVRDRNAHVPVLLHFHNTRGTALANLLTALELGVTEFDASVGGLGGCPYAPGASGNLATEEAVHMLHDMGIDTGIDLAALIEAAELAEHLLGKKLPSGVLRAGPRTRLTPMPS; via the coding sequence TTGCCAGATTCCGTGTCGATCCGCGAGGTTGGGCCCCGCGACGGGCTGCAGAACGAGGACCCGATCCCGACCGACGCCAAGGTGCGGTTGCTCGACGCGCTCTCCGCGACCGGGGTACGCCGGATCGAGGCGGTGTCGTTCGTGCACCCGAAGGCGATCCCGCAGATGGCCGACGCCGATGAGGTGTGGCAGCGGGCGGCGCGGGCCGACGGGGTGCGCTACTCGGCCCTGGTGCCCAACACTCGCGGCGCCCAGCGGGCCCTGGCCGCCGGGTTCACCGAGATCGAGGTTGTGGTCTCGGCCAGCGACACGCACAACCGGCGCAACGTCAACCGCTCCACGGACGAGTCGCTGGACGACATCGCCGAGCTGATCGACCTGCTGCACGGTGCCTCCGCACGGGTCGAGGTGATCGTGGCGACCAGCTTCGGCTGCCCGTACGAGGGGGACGTCGACCCGGAGCGGGTGGCCGGCATCATGGATCGGGTGGTTCGCGACGGCGCGGACCGGGTCGCGTTCGGTGACACCACCGGCATGGGCACTCCGCGCCGGGTCCGCGAGCTGCTGACCGCGGTACGCGATCGCAACGCGCACGTGCCGGTGCTGCTGCACTTCCACAACACCCGGGGCACCGCGCTGGCCAACCTGCTGACCGCGCTGGAGCTGGGGGTGACCGAGTTCGACGCCAGCGTGGGTGGCCTCGGCGGCTGCCCGTACGCCCCGGGTGCCAGCGGCAACCTGGCCACCGAGGAGGCTGTGCACATGCTGCACGACATGGGCATCGACACCGGCATCGACCTGGCCGCGCTGATCGAGGCGGCCGAGCTGGCCGAGCACCTGCTCGGCAAGAAGCTCCCGTCCGGCGTCCTGCGTGCCGGCCCCCGTACCCGGCTGACGCCGATGCCGAGCTGA
- a CDS encoding snapalysin family zinc-dependent metalloprotease — MTSRLNRLAVAFVATALATLGVTIANPSPASAAMTICYNTSQAGSFAGTANQAASIWNNATVNLTLSANCGSNLRIYQITGGGSYAVRTSLGNGRVYIDARQAAQYSPLRIMTHEIGHILGLPDNYNGNCALLMSGGSAGTSCTNPYPSTTEANRVSNLFAGTRIATERSTDRAGADIFRDSWPAALTPVG; from the coding sequence ATGACCTCACGACTCAATCGGCTCGCGGTCGCGTTCGTCGCGACGGCGCTCGCCACCCTCGGCGTCACGATCGCCAACCCCTCGCCCGCGTCCGCCGCCATGACCATCTGCTACAACACCAGCCAGGCGGGAAGCTTCGCCGGCACCGCCAACCAGGCCGCCTCGATCTGGAACAACGCCACCGTCAACCTGACGCTCTCCGCGAACTGCGGCTCCAACCTGCGGATCTACCAGATCACCGGCGGCGGCTCATACGCCGTGCGGACCAGCCTCGGCAACGGCCGGGTCTACATCGACGCGCGGCAGGCGGCGCAGTACAGCCCGCTGCGGATCATGACCCACGAGATCGGCCACATCCTCGGCCTGCCGGACAACTACAACGGGAACTGCGCGCTCCTGATGTCCGGCGGCAGCGCCGGCACCAGCTGCACCAACCCGTACCCGAGCACCACCGAGGCGAATCGGGTGAGCAACCTCTTCGCCGGCACCCGTATCGCCACCGAGCGCAGCACGGACCGCGCCGGAGCGGACATCTTCCGCGACAGCTGGCCGGCCGCGCTCACCCCGGTGGGCTGA
- a CDS encoding acyl-CoA carboxylase subunit beta yields the protein MTLDGEALEQLRKRARSGGADKYHAANAAKGKLFARERVALLVDEGSFVEDGLYANALAEGLPADGVVTGTATIDGRQVCLMANDSTVKAGSWGARTVEKIIRIIERAYGTGVPMVYLVDSAGARITDQVDLFPGRRGAGKIFWNQVRASGSIPQVCALFGPSAAGGAYIPAFCDVVAMVDGNASMYLGSDRMVEMVTGEKTTLEAMGGAKVHTAESGVGHFLCKTEADALDVVRRYLSYLPANWTRTPPAAEAVAAPEKADLAALVPASERQAFDMRRYVKGLLDEGSFFEIQALWAKELTIGFGRLNGEVVGVVGNNSMFKGGVLFVDSADKATRFVQLCDAFNVPLLFLSDVPGFMVGSVVEKQGIIRHGAKMVTAISEATVPKICVVVRKAYGAGLYAMAGPGFEPDATIALPTAKIAVMGAEAAVNAVYANKIAAIPDADERAAFVAAKRAEYEQDIDVVRLASELVVDAIVEPHDLRTELVRRFAAARTKDRHFSRRRHGVTPV from the coding sequence GTGACGCTCGACGGTGAGGCGCTGGAGCAGCTGCGCAAGCGGGCCCGGTCCGGCGGCGCGGACAAGTACCACGCGGCGAACGCGGCCAAGGGCAAACTCTTCGCCCGTGAGCGGGTCGCGCTCCTGGTCGACGAGGGTTCGTTCGTCGAGGACGGCCTCTACGCCAACGCGCTGGCCGAGGGGCTGCCCGCCGACGGCGTGGTCACCGGCACCGCCACCATCGACGGCCGACAGGTCTGCCTGATGGCCAACGACTCCACCGTCAAGGCCGGCAGCTGGGGCGCCCGCACCGTCGAAAAGATCATCCGGATCATCGAGCGGGCGTACGGCACCGGCGTGCCGATGGTCTACCTGGTCGACTCCGCCGGCGCCCGGATCACCGACCAGGTCGACCTCTTCCCCGGCCGGCGCGGCGCCGGCAAGATCTTCTGGAACCAGGTTCGCGCCTCGGGCTCCATCCCGCAGGTGTGCGCGCTGTTCGGCCCGAGCGCCGCCGGTGGGGCGTACATTCCGGCGTTCTGCGACGTGGTGGCCATGGTCGACGGCAACGCCAGCATGTACCTCGGCTCCGACCGGATGGTCGAGATGGTCACCGGCGAGAAGACCACCCTGGAGGCGATGGGCGGGGCCAAAGTGCACACCGCCGAATCCGGCGTCGGGCACTTCCTCTGCAAGACCGAGGCCGACGCCCTCGACGTGGTGCGCCGCTACCTGTCGTACCTGCCGGCGAACTGGACCCGGACGCCGCCGGCCGCCGAGGCCGTCGCCGCGCCGGAGAAGGCCGACCTGGCCGCGCTGGTGCCGGCCAGCGAGCGGCAGGCGTTCGACATGCGGCGGTACGTCAAGGGCCTGCTCGACGAGGGTTCCTTCTTCGAGATCCAGGCGCTCTGGGCCAAGGAGCTGACCATCGGCTTCGGTCGCCTCAACGGCGAGGTCGTCGGCGTGGTCGGCAATAACTCGATGTTCAAGGGCGGCGTGCTCTTCGTCGACTCGGCCGACAAGGCGACCCGGTTCGTGCAGCTCTGCGACGCGTTCAACGTGCCGCTGCTCTTCCTCAGCGACGTGCCCGGCTTCATGGTCGGCAGCGTGGTGGAGAAGCAGGGCATCATCCGGCACGGCGCAAAGATGGTCACCGCCATCTCCGAGGCGACGGTGCCGAAGATCTGCGTGGTGGTCCGCAAGGCGTACGGCGCCGGCCTCTATGCGATGGCCGGCCCCGGGTTCGAGCCGGACGCCACCATCGCGCTGCCCACCGCGAAGATCGCGGTGATGGGGGCCGAGGCCGCGGTGAACGCGGTCTACGCCAACAAGATCGCTGCCATCCCGGACGCGGACGAGCGGGCCGCCTTCGTCGCTGCCAAGCGGGCCGAGTACGAGCAGGACATCGACGTCGTCCGGCTCGCCAGCGAGCTGGTGGTGGACGCCATCGTCGAGCCGCACGACCTGCGTACCGAACTGGTCCGCCGGTTCGCCGCGGCGCGTACCAAGGATCGGCACTTCTCCCGGCGCCGGCACGGCGTCACACCGGTCTGA
- a CDS encoding acyl-CoA dehydrogenase family protein: MDFRLTDEQAALRESVRDFAREVVAPVIAEHYERHTFPYEVIRQMGKMGLFGLPFGEEHGGMGGDYFALCLALEELARVDSSVAITLEAAVSLGAMPIYRFGTDEQRATWLPKLLSGEALAGFGLTEPGTGSDAAGTQTRAVLDGDEWVINGSKAFITNSGTDITALVTVTAVTGTNPDGSKELSTIIVPNGTPGFTVAPGYSKVGWTASDTHELTFDDCRVPAANLLGERGRGFAQFLQILDEGRIAIAALAVGLAQGCVDESIKYAKERHAFGRPIGANQAIQFKIADMELKAHTARLAYYDAAARMLAGEPFKRQAAIAKLHASTIAVDNAREATQIHGGYGFMNESPVARFWRDSKILEIGEGTSEVQRMIIARDLGI; encoded by the coding sequence ATGGACTTCCGGCTCACCGACGAACAAGCGGCGCTGCGGGAGAGCGTGCGGGACTTCGCGCGCGAGGTGGTTGCCCCGGTCATCGCCGAGCACTACGAGCGGCACACCTTCCCGTACGAGGTGATCCGGCAGATGGGCAAGATGGGCCTGTTCGGCCTGCCCTTCGGCGAGGAGCACGGCGGCATGGGTGGCGACTACTTCGCGCTCTGCCTGGCCCTGGAGGAGTTGGCCCGGGTCGACTCCAGCGTGGCGATCACGCTCGAGGCGGCGGTCTCGCTCGGCGCGATGCCGATCTACCGGTTCGGCACCGATGAGCAGCGCGCGACCTGGCTGCCGAAGCTGCTCAGCGGCGAGGCGCTGGCCGGTTTCGGGCTCACCGAGCCGGGCACCGGCTCGGACGCCGCCGGCACGCAGACGCGGGCGGTGCTGGACGGTGACGAGTGGGTGATCAACGGCTCGAAGGCGTTCATCACCAACTCGGGCACCGACATCACGGCCCTGGTCACCGTCACCGCGGTGACCGGTACGAACCCGGACGGCTCGAAGGAGTTGTCGACCATCATCGTGCCCAACGGCACGCCGGGGTTCACCGTGGCGCCGGGCTACTCCAAGGTGGGCTGGACCGCCTCGGACACCCACGAGCTGACCTTCGACGACTGCCGGGTGCCGGCGGCGAACCTGCTCGGCGAGCGGGGGCGCGGCTTCGCCCAGTTCCTCCAGATCCTCGACGAGGGCCGGATCGCCATCGCCGCGCTGGCCGTCGGTCTCGCCCAGGGCTGCGTCGACGAGTCGATCAAGTATGCGAAGGAGCGCCACGCCTTTGGCCGGCCGATCGGTGCCAACCAGGCGATCCAGTTCAAGATCGCCGACATGGAGCTGAAGGCGCACACCGCCCGGCTGGCCTACTACGACGCCGCCGCGCGGATGCTGGCCGGTGAGCCGTTCAAGCGGCAGGCCGCCATCGCCAAGCTGCATGCCAGCACGATCGCGGTGGATAACGCCCGGGAGGCCACCCAGATCCACGGCGGCTACGGCTTTATGAACGAGTCCCCGGTGGCCCGGTTCTGGCGGGACTCCAAGATCCTGGAGATCGGCGAGGGCACCAGCGAGGTTCAGCGCATGATCATCGCGCGCGACCTGGGCATCTGA
- a CDS encoding ATP-binding protein encodes MTPDHERSRSPAGRSGLAELLRGHRRAAGLTQMELASRAGVGVRTVRDLERGRSVRPQRTTVELLAGALELTGAARTAFLAAARGQAGGEPLRPDVTLSALAVTGPTTSAADPVGSAPPIALPPAVALIGRDRDVTELAAMLTAEHGPRLVSLVGLAGVGKTALALSVAHVAADAHPAGVAGVLIGEGSDGPDVLAASMAVLGAARLPELTARLVGRPALLLMDAVERAPGPVAETLHRLTGALPSLRVLVTGRHPVGLPGERVWPVAPLDVPPPDAERSGPATLGSWPAVALFTARLAQIRREPPTPDELPALAALVRRLGGLPLAIELMAARGRLLDLTELLDRYGDRVLDLATPGDPSVHPGWDGPDAATRGSNGTDSTPAAVAVTLRDAVATSYRLLAPDERDALRRLAMFGNRWSVEMAEEMLADEADRDGTVAIDPVPLLDRLVELGLLSVRGTGSFRFRLLDAVRDFALEQAAGGGELACVRRRHAEVIARLVARTAADLAGPRLPDAVHRLDEVSSDISSALAHAATDDPVTALRLAACLTRWWRFRGRDVAGRQWLRRLLADPRTADADLVLRGWATLGVARLAAEHGAGPDELPTARAALDMFRRARDVTGELEARNVLGALLMTVGGHDEAREQADELLRLAARNGRTRHLAVAQNSLAWHDIRVGDLAAARRRLAAVDRLAAESGEQRLRVLAWANRAEVARLEGRYADAVDQGWRAVAALSELGDPGHRRRVLGTVGLALAQDGRGAEATEVLTELRAGIAEVAVAVPARSWAERAGPPRPRADETVLSRGGPEAGICALIEGNLALHRGDRELAAEWFAAAAEAGQDRRDVVEALVGLAASTADPAVLDRLDEVCRESGIRLLPQESGLLYALVAARGGPGAG; translated from the coding sequence ATGACTCCGGATCATGAACGGTCGCGGAGCCCGGCCGGTCGCAGCGGGCTGGCGGAGCTGCTCCGCGGGCACCGGCGTGCCGCCGGCCTGACCCAGATGGAGCTGGCGTCCCGGGCCGGAGTGGGCGTGCGGACGGTGCGTGACCTGGAGCGCGGCCGGTCGGTCCGACCGCAGCGCACCACCGTCGAGCTGCTCGCCGGAGCTCTGGAGCTGACCGGCGCTGCCCGGACGGCGTTTCTGGCCGCTGCCCGGGGCCAGGCCGGCGGTGAGCCGCTCCGGCCGGACGTCACCCTGTCGGCCCTCGCGGTCACCGGCCCCACCACGTCGGCAGCCGACCCGGTCGGGTCCGCCCCGCCGATCGCCCTCCCACCGGCGGTCGCGCTGATCGGTCGGGACCGCGACGTCACCGAGTTGGCCGCGATGCTGACCGCGGAGCACGGTCCTCGGCTGGTGAGCCTGGTGGGGCTGGCCGGGGTCGGCAAGACCGCGTTGGCGCTGTCCGTCGCGCACGTCGCCGCCGACGCCCACCCGGCCGGCGTGGCCGGGGTGTTGATCGGCGAGGGATCGGACGGGCCGGATGTGCTCGCCGCCTCGATGGCCGTACTCGGTGCGGCCCGGCTGCCGGAGCTCACCGCTCGGCTCGTCGGCCGTCCGGCGCTGCTGCTGATGGACGCGGTGGAGCGCGCGCCCGGACCGGTGGCCGAGACACTGCACCGGTTGACCGGCGCGCTGCCCTCGCTGCGGGTGCTGGTCACGGGGCGGCACCCGGTCGGGCTGCCCGGCGAGCGGGTCTGGCCGGTCGCGCCGCTCGACGTGCCGCCGCCGGACGCCGAGCGGTCCGGACCGGCCACGCTCGGGTCGTGGCCGGCGGTCGCGCTGTTCACCGCCCGGCTCGCGCAGATCCGTCGGGAGCCGCCCACCCCCGACGAGTTACCGGCGCTGGCCGCGCTGGTCCGCCGGCTGGGTGGGCTGCCGCTGGCCATCGAGCTGATGGCGGCCCGGGGCCGGCTCCTCGACCTGACCGAGCTGCTTGACCGGTACGGCGACCGGGTGCTCGACCTGGCGACGCCTGGCGACCCGTCGGTCCATCCTGGTTGGGACGGACCGGACGCGGCCACCCGCGGTTCGAACGGCACCGATTCCACCCCGGCCGCGGTGGCGGTCACCCTGCGGGACGCGGTGGCGACCAGCTACCGGTTGCTCGCGCCGGACGAGCGGGATGCGCTGCGGCGGCTCGCGATGTTCGGCAACCGGTGGTCGGTGGAGATGGCGGAGGAGATGCTCGCCGACGAGGCCGACCGGGACGGCACGGTGGCGATCGACCCGGTCCCGCTGCTGGACCGGCTCGTCGAACTCGGCCTGCTGAGCGTGCGCGGCACCGGGTCCTTCCGGTTCCGGCTGCTCGACGCGGTCCGCGACTTCGCCCTTGAACAGGCGGCCGGCGGTGGCGAGCTGGCGTGCGTCCGACGCCGGCACGCGGAGGTGATCGCCCGCCTGGTGGCGCGGACCGCCGCCGATCTGGCCGGCCCCCGGTTGCCCGACGCGGTGCACCGGCTGGATGAGGTGAGCAGCGACATCAGCTCCGCGCTGGCCCACGCGGCCACCGACGACCCGGTGACCGCGCTTCGCCTGGCGGCCTGCCTGACCCGCTGGTGGCGCTTCCGGGGGCGGGATGTCGCCGGCCGGCAGTGGCTGCGCCGGTTGCTGGCGGACCCGCGAACCGCCGACGCTGATCTCGTTTTGCGAGGCTGGGCGACCCTCGGGGTGGCCCGGCTCGCCGCCGAGCACGGTGCGGGTCCGGACGAACTGCCGACCGCGCGGGCCGCGCTGGACATGTTCCGGCGGGCCCGCGACGTTACCGGAGAGCTGGAGGCGCGGAACGTGCTCGGCGCGCTGCTGATGACCGTCGGCGGGCACGACGAGGCCCGCGAGCAGGCCGATGAGTTGCTCCGGCTGGCGGCCCGCAACGGTCGGACCCGGCACCTCGCGGTGGCCCAGAACAGCCTCGCCTGGCATGACATCCGGGTCGGTGACCTGGCCGCGGCGCGTCGGCGGCTGGCCGCGGTGGACCGGCTCGCCGCCGAGAGCGGGGAGCAGCGGCTGCGGGTGCTGGCCTGGGCCAACCGCGCCGAGGTCGCCCGCCTCGAGGGCCGGTACGCCGATGCCGTCGACCAGGGCTGGCGGGCCGTGGCGGCGTTGTCCGAACTGGGTGACCCGGGGCATCGGCGCCGGGTGCTCGGCACGGTCGGGTTGGCGCTTGCCCAGGATGGTCGCGGCGCGGAGGCGACCGAGGTGCTCACCGAGTTGCGGGCGGGGATCGCCGAGGTGGCGGTGGCCGTACCGGCGCGATCGTGGGCGGAGCGGGCCGGGCCGCCACGACCGCGCGCGGACGAAACGGTGCTGTCCCGGGGTGGACCGGAGGCGGGGATCTGCGCGTTGATCGAGGGGAATCTGGCGCTGCACCGGGGTGACCGGGAGTTGGCCGCGGAGTGGTTCGCCGCCGCCGCCGAGGCCGGTCAGGATCGGCGGGACGTGGTGGAGGCGCTGGTGGGGTTGGCCGCGAGCACCGCGGACCCGGCGGTCCTGGACCGTCTCGACGAGGTCTGCCGGGAGAGTGGCATCCGACTGTTGCCGCAGGAGTCGGGGCTGCTCTACGCGTTGGTCGC